The window GCAAAGGTGTACACCATCGCCACTTGCGCGATCAGGGCAACTCCCGGAGTGGAGAAATGTGCGAACCGCGGCTTTTCCTTTTCTGGTTCACGCAACCCCGAATCGACGGAATACAGTGCTCCCAACGGCAGGAACATGGCAATAAACGCAAACACACGAAGATAAACGTCGCCACCCTGAAGAATGACGGGAGTTCGATTCTGAATTGAAACGAGCATGAACCAGCTGGCGAAAGCGGCAAGCCGCGTGCGTATGCCCGCCATCAGCATCACCGCAAGAGCCGCGGCCACGAAGAACAGCATCGCCTGGAAGATGAGCTGGCCGCTCATCATGTGGATCGAGAAGCGTGCCGGGGGCGAAAACTTGTCGAGCAGCGCGGCCCGCGGCAGAACACCAAAGTCCGTGTAGAAGACCAGCATGTCCTGCGCACGCCAGATGAGATCGCCCAGCAGCACTGCCCCGAGCGCAATGCGAAATAGAGCTAAAGAACGAAGATCAAGGCTGTAAGTCCGTTCGAGGTAGTGGAGAATCTTCTTTACCCGGCTGGTGCGATCCGGGAGGATAATCGTCGGGACTGTAGCGGCAACCGACACAGGTCGGTCTAGAACGGTCATGGCGGGGAGCTCTTCCGTCGCGACTGTAAGACACTTTCAATTCCAATCGCCACTCCCGTTTCCCAGCTTGACACACCAAAGTAACGAGCCAGTTCAAGCCATTCAAAACAAATCTTCAAACCTTTCGGAAACATGTCTCCAAAATGGGCGAAGCTAAGTCTTCGGTAACTTGTAGAGGCAATTGAACTCAGATACTTTTCGGGAGAGTGCCGAAGCTGCTTTTGGCGGCTTGGAGCACTTGCGTTCCATTTGATCAGGACTGGCCGAGCGAGATGAATATCGACCGACAACGTGGTTTCAGTTTGCTGGAGTTGATGATCGTCGTCGTCATCCTTCTTGTCATTGCCGGCATGATGACCCCGAAGATGTTGGGGATTATCGACGACCAGAAGATGCGCGCCTCGGCGCAAGCCTATGCCGGTTTAATGCAGATAGCGCGGTCACGCGCCACGCAGGACAACTCCGTATACCAAGTGCTGAACACCACCACAAACGGCGTACCAGTAGCCTATCTCGATCTCAATTCGGATCGAACCTTCAATGGCTCTGGATCCAATCCGGAACCGGCTGTGGAGCTGGCGGATCCGATCACGGTGAGCGATAGCGGCGTTCCCTCTGGCTTCGGCAACACCAACCTATTGGGAATACAGCCGTATTCCGATTCAACCTCACCGATGGTGAGCGACGGGACCGGGGGCATTGCTGCAGGCACGGCTATTCCTGGTATGGCTTTCAATGAACGCGGCTTACCCTGCCAAAGGGTAGCCGCTGCGGAGACTTGCAAAAATGCGCCATCAGTAGGCACGCCAGCAAGCACAAGACCCATCGCATACGTAACTTACCTGCGGTACAAACGCAGAACAGGTGGAACAGCCTACGCCGCGATCACGGTAACGCCTGCGGGAAGAATTAAGACTTGGGTCTACCAAGGTGGGAACTGGCAATGAAACGTAATCGGCAACTCCAGCAACGGCGCGGTTCCAATTCAGGATTCAGCTTGATAGAGCTTCTGATCGCCATGATCGTTCTCGTGGTAGGACTGCTTGGCGGGATGATCGTGATTCTCACTGCGATCGCCAGTAACGCGCGCAATCGATTTGACACGGCGGCCGTGGCCCTCGCGCAGAGCACCATGGATCGCATCGTCGTACTCACCATATCTGCGGGTATCCAGACTACATCGATTACGGACTGCGACGGTACCGCCCATTCCATGACTACCGCCCCTGGCGGCGCACCGTTGGTCGATCTCTCAGGCATATCCAACGGAGTACAGGCCATCGATTTCACACAAAACCCGGTCGCCGGTTACCAGATGCTTTACAAGCTCTGCGCAACCGGAGCCGCGGATGGATTGCCCACGGGCAATCCGCAGCTCTACGACGTGCGCTGGAATGTGAGCAATCCGATCAATGGCGGTTCAACAGAATTGGTTTTGGTAGCAGCCAAGAACGTCACCGAAGATGGAAACGGAGCGCGTCAAACCCGTTTCTTCAATGTACCGGCGACTCTGCGAGCGCTGAGAGGAAACTGACATGAAAGCACCAGCAAATCGTCGGAATCATGCCGGATTCTCATTGCTCGAAGTCATGATCACCATCATCGTGCTCATGATCGTCATGGGAGCGGTGTTTTCGCAGATCAACCAGGTTCAAGCAAAGACCAAGACGGAATCCATGAAGCTGGACCTTACGCAGGAAAGCCGAGCGTTCGTCGATCAATTTGCCCGCGACCTGCACATGTCTGGCTACCCGATCTCAACGCTTTACCAGACCAATCCTGGATCGCGAAATTTAAATACAGCCGTCGGTCTTGTGTTCGCCTCTCCCGTCTCACTTCGCTTTGAAGGCGATGTTTATGGAGACGGCAATGTGTATAGCGTGCTGTATACGTACGTTGCTTCGGACATAAATGATCTCGCCTGCCCTTGCCTGCGGCGCAGTGTGGTGAAGAAAGTAACCGGCGACAACTGGTATTCCGGGCCCGGAGGTCAATCTAACCCGCAATACTTCACTGAGGTTCAAAACGTGATTACGCCTCAGGGACTCTCGCAGGATTTGTTTACCTACTTCCAGGCAAACGGTAGTGCCGTGAGCGTTGGGAGCTGCACCTGGTCGAGCGGAACCCCGACCTGTCCCGGAATTGATATCAACAGTAATTCGGCAACGATTCAACTTATCGACGCGATCAAGGTGAACTTGAGCACGCGCTCTAAACAGTTTGACCCCATAACTGGGCAGCCAGCCGTGAATTCTGTATCTACGATCGCGGAATTGGAGAACTAGCTCATGAAGCCTCAAACCAAACATCCCGAACACGGCATTGCGATGCTTGTGGTGCTGTTTGCCTTGATTCTCGTGTCGGCGATCGGACTGGCGTTGATGTTCTCCACAAATAGCGAAACTGGAGTCAACTCCGGGTTCCGCCAATCGAACCTTTCCTACTTCGCTGCCCGATCAGGTGTAGAAGAGTTGCGCGACCGCATGCGAATTACCGTGGCAAACGGAGGCATTTCCGACATTCTTCCCACGGTTCCGATCGGCGGAGCTGGCGGCGTGGTCTACATCACCAATCCGCTTGGTAGCGAAAACGTCCGGCCATGGGATTCAACGAATGCCTATTTCGACGACGAACTCTGTCATGAAACGGCAAATAGTGGACTTACTGGCATTGCGAACAGCCCGGGAAATCCCGCTAAGCCGTGCGCCGTTGCCGCCGCCTCTCTACCGATCACACCCGGATGGTATCTGAACAACTCGTCCGAGAGTCTACCTGGAAGCGCATATGTTCCCTACAAATGGGCGCGCATCAATTTAAAGCTTGGAGAGTCGACCAATCCCTGGTGCATCCAGGGATATGGCAACTGTGCTGCCCAGCCAGCCGCGCCACTAGGCGGACCATCAGCGGATCAGGTTTGCTACAACGGCAAGAATGAATTCGTGTTAGCGGATTCAAGGCCCACCGATGTGCCGGACCGAGTAGAAGGGCTGAGCTTGCCATCGCAGCTTGCGCTGGCGATGGCGATGTTTGAAGGTGGGACTTCTGGCCACGGTAATACCGGACACGCGTCTGCCAGCAGTTCGAGTTCTTCCGGTTCATCTTCTTCAAGTTCTTCAGGCAGCAGTTCGTCAAGCGGTTCTTCCGGTACCAGCTCGTCAAGCAGTTCATCCAGCAGTTCTTCCAGTAGCAGTTCTTCCAGTAGCTCGAGTTCCAGTGGTCTTTTTGGAACTGGCAGTAGCTCGAGTTCAAGTGGTCTTTTTGGAACTGGCAGCACCTCCGGTCTCACCGGCATCACTTCCAGCAGCAGTTCGAGTTCTTCGAGCAGCTCTTCAAGTAGTTCTTCATCGAGCTCTTCGTCCGGCTCTTCAACCGGCATAGTTGCTCCCTCGTGCGGAACAGGTGCTCCTCCGCTTCCAGGTTCGCTGCTCGGAATTGGGGGTGGGCCGGTCCATGCTAATTCGTGCGTAGCGGCAGACGCGCAACCCGTCTATATGCTCACTGCCCTTGCGGTTGCGGAAAGCGCAACCTCCACGGTCCACGCCCGGCGCATGGTGCAATATGAAGTAGCAAGAATCGCTTTGCCACCAATGCCGGCAGCGTTGACGATCGCTGGTCCGGTAAGCTCCTCGACACAGTTCGGAGACTCGAACAATTTCTATGTCGACGGTCACGATGCATGCGGTGGGCAGAACAGGCCGGCGGTGGGGACCGTTCAGGACGTAGGCAACGGCACTGAGACCGCGAGCCAAATTGCATCAGACTCTCGCAATCAGATCATTAATGATCTGAAGAGACCGCCTAACTACACCGGTGCGGACGGCTGTTCGCCAGACGTGCAGAACGTAAACAACCTTGCCAATCAGAATTACCAGACGCCCGATGGCTTGAACGGCCTCGTGCATGACATACAGGGTGCGGCAACGCAGACGCTGGATCCGAGTCACCTGCCCACAAGCTATGACCTCGGCACGGCCGCGAATCCTAAAATCACCGTTGTCAATGGTGACTTCACTACTCCCATGGATGGCTACGGCATTCTGCTCGTAACCGGAGCCCTCACGATGAGCGGAAATACCTCGTGGCATGGGTTGATCTTTGTGATCGGCACGGGGCAATTTACGGAGAACGGAACACCTGCGATTGACGGTGCCATCCTCGTCGCAGCGATTGGGAAAACTGGCGGCTGTCCTGGCACAACTGACTGCTATGCCACCAACCCGTCTGACGCCAATATGTACCGAGATCCTTTGAGTGGCCAGAAAGTGCTTGGCAGCCCAACCTTTCACTGGGACGGTGGCGGCATCGGCGGAATTACGTATAACAGTTGCACGATCCAATCAGTCAAGCAGGCGGCTAACTTTGCTGTATTAGCGCGCAGGGAAATCACTTATTGACGATGATTGCAAGCAAAAGAAAAAGCGCAGCGGTTCCTCGCTGCGCTTCTTTTTTCTTGCAGCAAAGTAAACAACGACATGACTCAAAAAGCCATCATCATCGGCGCCGGACCTGCCGGACTTACGGCTGCTTACGAGCTGCTCACTCGCACCGACCTCAAGCCCATCGTGCTGGAGAAGAGCACTTACATGGGTGGCCTCTCGCGCACCATAAACTACAAGGGAAACCGCATGGACATCGGCGGGCATCGCTTTTTTTCCAAGAGCGATCGCGTGATGAACTGGTGGTTCCGGCATCTGCCGGTAGCGGAAGGGCACGAGGAAGCGCCGGTCCTAGCGTATCAAGGCAAGACTCGCAGCGTGGCTGCTGTTGGCACATCGCGGTGGCCGGGTGACCCCGCCAGCAGCGGCGCTGTAGCGACGCTTGCAGCCACGGAAGCCGATCCGGATCGCGTGATGCTTCTTCGTCCGCGAAAATCGCGGATCTACTTCCTGCGCAAGTTCTTCGATTATCCTATCCAGCTCTCCAAAGATACGCTGGTAAAACTCGGATTGGTCAGGGCGTTCAGGATAGGCATCAGCTACATGCTCCGTGCCGCGTTCCCGATCCAAAACGTTAAGAACCTGGAACAGTTCTTCATCAACCGCTTTGGCAGCGAGCTGTACAAGACCTTCTTCAAGTCATACACGGAAAAGGTGTGGGGAGTGCCCTGCGAAAAGATCGGCGCGGAATGGGGTGAGCAGCGCATTAAGGGCCTGTCAATCCTCAAGACGATCGCACACCACATCAAGAAGATGTTCCGCGGAAGCGACGGCCGTGACATCGCGCAGAAAAACACCGAAACTTCCCTGATCGAACAGTTCCTTTATCCCAAATTTGGGCCCGGACAGATGTGGGAAGTGGTCGCGCAAAAGGTCATCGAGCTGGGCGGGGCGATCGTTACCGATTTCGACGTGACTGGAGTGCAGATCGACGGATTTCGCATCGCAGGCGTAACCGGAAGCGACAAATACGGCAACCAGAAGAAGTTTACCGGCGATTATTTCTTTTCGACGATGCCGATTCAGGAACTTGTCCGGTCGCTGCACGTCAACGTTCCCATGTCGGTATGCGAGGTGAGTGAAGGGCTGATCTATCGTGACTTCATCACTGTCGGGCTGCTGTGCACCAAGCTGAAGGTCCGGGACGAGGGAGACAAGTATGGCAGGCTGATCAGCGACAACTGGATCTATATCCAGGAGCCGGACGTGCTGGTTGGCCGCCTGCAGGTTTTCAACAACTGGAGCCCGCACCTAGTAAGCGATTCCAGCAAAGTATGGCTGGGCGCCGAATATTTTTGTTATGAAACCGACGAGCTCTGGTCGAAATCCGACGCGGAAATGGGACGCTTCGCCATCGAAGAACTGAACAGGATCGAAATCATCGAGCGTGACGATGTGATCGACTTCAATGTCGTGCGTGTACCCAAGACTTATCCAGCCTATTTTGGGACGTATGACAGATTCGAAGAACTGCGGAAATATGTCGATCAATACGACAATCTATATCTCGTGGGCCGCAATGGAATGCACAAATACAATAATCAGGACCACTCCATGCTGACCGCCATGACTGCGGTGGACAACATTATTGCCGGCCGCACCGACAAGTCCAACATCTGGTCGGTGAATACCGAAATGGATTATCACGAGGCGAAGGGCAAGCAGTAGCAATAGGCGATACGCAATAGGCGGGTAGCAGAGGAGTTTCATAGCCGTAGAAGACCACGCCTTCCGTGCCATACTCACCACATCCATGCCGAAATTCCGCTACCCCCTCTCCACTCTGCTCGCGGTGGCGCTGGTTGTAGTCGGTTCTGGACTGCGCGTGTGGTGGACGGCAACCCACCCTCCCATTGACTTCGTTTATAGCGACGCGGAGCGGCACTGGTTCAACGCGACCCATCCGCTGGAGACAAATCCCTTTGCCGGAATCGATCCGCCCGCGTATGAGCTTTGGCTGAGCCTGATTGCGCGCGTCACGCTCGGCAATCGGACCGCACTCGGAATTTACGCTGCGCTGCTGTCCCTGGCAGCTCCGTTCGTCTGGTTCCTGTTCGCGCGCACCGTCCTGCAGCGCAGCGTCCTCGCGCTGTGGTTCTGGGCTGTGCTCACGTGGCTTCCGTCGTGGATCGGCATCTTCAGCTACTTCATGAACGAGACGATCCTGATTCCCCTAATTGGATTGTCACTGTGGCTGACGACGCGCGAAAGGCCAGACACGCCTGGGCGCTGGGTAGGCCTGAATCTAAGCTGGATTCTGACCTGTTTGACCCGGATTATCGCGCTGCCGGTCGCCGCCGTCACCATGGCATTCGCACTGAGCGGCACTCGGTACCCTGGGCGTCGAACGCTTCTTACATTGGCAGTCTGGGCGTGCGCTTTGGCGCCGTTTGCCTTGCGTTCATACGAGATTCTTCATGTCGCAACACCCTTCGGGTTGCCCTATCCCCATCATATCTACTGGGAATCGGGTGCGCGGGACATTTACTTGCATTTGACCGTTCCCAGCCGCGGAATCGGCTTTAACTACAACTTTACAGCGGCATCCGCGTTTGATGAGCCCTTCCACCCGTTCAGCAAGTACCAGCCGCGGCCTTCCGGGCGAGTGGACGTGTTCGTAAACATGGATAGAGGTGCAGCAGATTGGCAGCGGGCTGCGGCAGAGTACTCCCCAACATTTTCCAAACGACTCCACCTCTATTGTGAAAATGCTCTCCTGTTCCTGCTGGCGGATTCGTGGCCGGACGGTCATCTGGAGTTTGTCTGGGAAAATGCCGCCTACCACTTGCACTGGATGTGGTTGGCGATTGTGCTGGGAGCAGCGACTGGATCAGCCATATACATGTATCGAAACCGGAGCCTCCAATTAGTGCCGTGCCTAGCGGTTGTGTCGTTCCTGGTTCCGCTCTTCTCGAACGCCGGAGTAATGGAAGCGCGCTTTCGAAAGCCGCTGGAAGGCATTTTCATTTTGGCACTGTTCTGGCTTGCAGAACACCGGCGAAACGACAGCAAGACCCTGCAACGCGGAGAGGCGGAGCCGCGGAGGGAATAAGAAGTTTACGCGGATCGTCCGCTCCGATCCCGTACCGCTTATTGTCTACTACCGATCGCGCCTGCTTATTGTCTCCACCTGTGTTCCCGCCCCCGAAGTACGGACACGACGGGGAGCCCGTTCTCACTTCGCCGTGATCTTTAGATTGGAAAAGTAGCCCTCAGTACCGGGGCCAACCCACAATGCGACGCCGCCCTCGCGCGGCTCGAGCTTCAGATCGTTCACGATCAGACAGGGTTGCTCGGCCCCGTTCACGAAGAGCCGTGCCTTGCGGCCTTCGACTTCAATCTTGTATTTGGTCCAGACACCAGGCTCCAGGTCGACATACGACTCATATTTTTCCGGAGCTTCCTGCCGCGATCGCGCGAAGTCAAAATCGGGATACGAGCTGTATTGGGTGGAGTGATTTCGCCTCACCTGATCGTCGGCTCGTCCATTGGTTGGTCTCAGATAAATGTACTCATACTTTTCATCGCCCTGCAGCCGAAAGGCGATGCCAATGAACCCGCGAGCACCTTCCCCGGCGTTACTGGCCGGCTTGCCCGCCAAGTCTACTTCGATCGTGCCATCTCGAAACGATGCGTCTTTAACTACGGCATATGATCTCGCATTCGCGGCTCCGGGCGTGGCTATCACCTGCACCGCACTCCGGCCTTTGTAGCTCGCCTGGGCAATCGATACATTCTTTGCTACGAGTCGATCAACACTTTGAGGCATTAATGGAAGGCAAAGGAACGCCAACAAAGAAGCGGAAAGGCGCCTGATTGAATAGAACCACGCATTCATAGGAATACTCCAGTTCCGAGTTGCCACGAACATGATACGCAAGCAGACAAAATTCTTAGCTCTGCGCTTCCCTTGACCATTGACAGGAGTCTAAGCTATCGTCCTGTCGTTTATTGACAGGAGCCTTATGGGAAAGCCCACCGATCTGGTTCAGGGAACGCTCGATGTGCTGATTCTGAAGACTGTTGCTCTGCAGCCGATGCATGGATGGGGAATCGCGCAGCGCATCCGCCAACTTTCGAACGAGGTGCTCCAGGTGGGACAGGGTGCACTCTATCCGGCATTGCATCGGCTCGAGCAACAGGGATGGATCCAAGCGAAGTGGGGAGAATCGGAGAACAATCGCCGCGCCAAATACTATTCGCTCACACGCGACGGCGCCAAATATTTGAGGCAGCAACAGGCGCAGTGGAACCGTCTTTCGGGAGCGATTGATCTGGTGCTGGATGCGACGTAGCTGGGCTCGCCGCGCACAAATCCCGCTCAGAAAGGTGTGTATGCGCTGGTTGACCAAATTGCAATTGCGATTCCGAAGCATTTTTCAACGCGATGCCGTGGAGGGCGATCTCGATGACGAACTAACCTTCCACGTGGAGGCTCAGATCGCACAAAACGTCGCATCCGGCATGACGGGCGAGGAGGCCAGGTACTCCACTTTGCGCGGGATGGGCAGCGTGACGCAAGTCGCGGAGCAGTGTCGCGAGGCCCGCAACGTGGACCTGCTAGAAACGACATGGTATGACTTGCGTTTTGGAGCCCGCACTCTTGCCAAGAACCGGGCATTTACTGCTGTCGCTGTTCTGACCCTTGCCGTTGGTATCGGCTTCAACACCTTTTCGTTCAGCGCGGTGAACGCGCTGTTATTCGGCGGATTACCGGTCAAGGATCCCGATCGCCTGGTACTCGGCGAGGCCTTGCGTGAAGGTTTTGACCCAGGAGGCACTTCGCTGTTGGAGTACGCCGCCCTCCGCAACGAGCAAAAAGCTTTTGCAAGCAGCGCCCTGTCGATTGATCGCTCGTTTCTGCTGCGTGGGAACACGGAAGCCGAGGAGGTTCATGCGGCAGCCATTTCGCCTGCATTCTTTGAGACGCTCGGCACGGCGCCAATTCTCGGTCGCTCCCTATCGCTTGAGGAAAGCAGGGCGGGCGCGCCGGCGGTCGTGCTGCTTTCCTACGGCTTCTGGCAACGACGGTTTGGCGGCGATGCGAATGCCATAGGACAGTCGCTCGATCTCGATGGCCGTAGCTACACGATTATCGGTGTTATGCCGCGCGGCTTCGACTATCCAACGCTCACGCAGGCATGGGTTCCACTGGATCTCGATCCGGAAGCGGCACCGATGCCCCAGCGGATCACCCATGCATACATCTTCGTGGGGCGATTGCAAAACGGAGTCTCGCGCCATCAGGCTGAGCAGGATGTCAGGGACGTAGCCGGCCGACTGGCGCGGCAGTTTCCCCAAACGGAACGCGGATGGAGCTACGGTTTGCTGACCATGCGCCAATGGTCAATCGGCGACGATGATGGGCGGGTGACCAGAGCCATTGTCGCGCTTGTGCTAGCGATCGGCTTGTTGCTCCTCATCTGTTGCGTGAACATCGCGAGCCTGCTCCTGGTTCGCGGCGTGATACGTGAGGGCGAGCTGGCAGTTCGCGCGGCGCTCGGCGCTTCGAGCCGGCGGATCGCGCAACAGTTGTTGACGGAAGGCGCGATGCTTTCCGTTTGCGGCGGCATTGTCGGGCTTCTGGTCGCCTGGGGCATGCGACCTCTCTTCCGCATGCTGAACCCGATTCAGCCGCATTCTTTCGGTCAGATTGTGAACGATTTCCGGATCGACGGCCGCGTATTGGCTTTCTGCCTCGGGGTTTCGATCCTGAGCGGGCTTATCTTCAGCCTACTGCCGACGTTGAAGCTTGTGAAGCTCCGCAATCTGTCTGCAATGCTGAGGCAACGCGAACAACGCGCCGCCGGCGTCGCAGCGCGTCGCGGTTGGCTGAGCGCTCTGGTTGTAGCGGAGATCGCCATTGCTGTGTCGCTGTCCTTTGGCGGCGCGCTTCTCACCAAGAGCTTCTACCGCCTCTCGGGGCTTTATCTGGGTTTTCGGCCGGAACACCTGCTGACGCTGCAGTTGCCCCTTTCGGTCACCGAATACCCGCAGCAGAGCCAGAAGATGGCTTTTCTCGATCGAGTTCTGGATCGCGTGCGTACACTGCCGGGGGTCGAATCGGCCGGGGTAACTACTTTCCTGCCGATGCAGGACTTCTCGTCCGACACTGTGTTCACCGTGGAAGGCCATCCTCCGCGCAATCGCTCCGATGTGCCAATTGCCGCCTTGCGCCACGTCAGCGCAGGATACGCCGAAACTCTCGGTCTCACTCTTCTGAACGGGCGCATGATCACCAACCAGGATCGCGCCGCTACGTTGCCTGTCGCCGTCATCAGTGAGGAGATGGCGCGCCAGTCCTTCGGTAATGAAGACCCGATTGGGAAACGCCTTCGCCGCGGCCGCCAGCAAGATACAAGTTATCCGTGGCTCGTCGTGGTTGGGGTGGTAAAGGACGCAAAGGAAGATCGCCTTAATTTTCGGATTGCTCGCCCGGTGTTGTACATCCCAAACACGCAACGAACGAACCCACCTTCCGGAACCTTAATGGGACTGGTCGTACGCACAACGTCCGAGCCATCGCTGACAATCAACGCAGTACGAGCATCCATTCACGACATCAATCCATTCCAGCCAGTGATCAAGGTCAGCAGCATGGAAGCAATGTTGAATTCCGTCCTCTCCGCCGACCGCTTCAGCGCGCGAGTGATGGCTATGCTGGCTGCCGTTGGCCTGTTCCTGGCTGCCATAGGGCTCTATGGTGTAATCGCTTACTCCGTGACACAACGCACAGGAGAAATCGGCCTGCGCATGGCCCTCGGAGCACAGCCTTGGAGCGTGATTGCGCTGATCGCACGCGAGAGCGGAATGCTGGGAGCGCTCGGTCTCGCGCTCTCGTTGCCACTCATATTCGCCGTGGCCAGGCTCCTCAAGAGCGTGCTCTTCTCTGTTAGCGCGGGCGATCCTGCGATCCTGCTTGGTATCATTTTGGGACTTATTCTCGTTACCCTCATCGCCAGCTTCGCACCGATAATGCGAGCCCTTAGGCTTGACCCCTTGAGGTCTCTGCGCTGCGAGTAACAGCCGGGTAACCCTTATGCGCTGGTGCTACAAATTGCCGCTGCGGCTGCACTCGCTGTTCCGCCGTCAAGAAGTAGAGCGCGAACTGGACGAGGAGATCGAATTTCATCTTCAATCCCTGATCGATCAATATCTCGCGCAGGGAATCAAGCCCGAAGCTGCTCGGCGAGCCGCTCTCCGCGAATTGGGTCACCTCGAGCCCGTGAAGGAGGAATGCCGCGAAATGCGCAACGTAAACTTCATCGAAAACGTTCTGCAAGACATCCACTTCGGCCTGCGCATGCTCCGGCGCAATCCTGGATTTTCAGCGCTGGCAATCCTTTGTCTCATATTGGGAATCGGCTCCAACGCAGCAGTCTTTAGCTGGGTCGAAGGCATCCTGCTCCATCCTTATCCTGCCGTCGCACATCAAGACCGCCTGCTCATGCTCGCTGCGACCCGGCGCGGCGACGCCGGTTACAACGGACTCTCCTGGCCCGACTTCCAGGATCTCCAGCGGAGCTGCACGTTATGCGATGCGGTGATTGCGGAAAAGATCGTTGGCGTCACGCTCAGCATCGGTGATAGGGCCGAGAGCGGCGCAGGCAGTGTCGTCTCGTCGAACTATTTTGATGCCTTGGATGTTCGTCCCATTCTCGGACGCAGCTTTCAGGCTGACGAAGATTTCGGGCGCAACGCCCATCCCGTTACCGTGATCAGTTATCAGCTATGGCAAAACCGGTTCCATGGCGATCCCAGCATTGTCGGCAAGACGCAGGTACTCAACGGGCTGCCGCACACCATCGTCGGCGTTGCTCCGAAAGGATTTTACGGGACCTTCATCGGGTACTCCTGGAAACTCTGGGTGCCGATCTCGATGCAGGAGAGATTCGAGCCCGGCGGCTACAAAATGGAGAATCGTGGCGCGCGCTGGATCGAGGGGTTCGTGCGCATGAAGCCTCGCGTGACAGCAGAGCAGGTCCAGGCCGAAGTGTCCGCCTTCGCCGAGCGGCTGGAAAAGAACTATCCCGCGACCAACCGCGGACAGGGGATCAAAGTACTGCCGTTATGGAAAGCTCCTTTTAACGGCGCATCTTTTATGCTTCCCACATTGGGCATGGCGCTGGGTATCGGAATGCTTGTGCTCCTGATCGTCTGCGCGAATGTCAGCAATCTGCTGCTGGTCAGGTTTTTCGCGCGACGCCACGAGATTACCGCCCGCCTTGCCCTTGGCGCCGGCCGCGGCCGCGTGCTGCAGCAGCTTTTAACTGAAGGATTGTTACTGTCCATTATCGGCGCAGGCGGCGGGGTTCTCCTCGCATACTGGTGTCGTAACCTTCTCAGCGTCTTGATACCGCCACGCAGCGGTCCTATCTTTCTGCCCGGGCAGATGGACTGGCGAGTGCTCGTACTGAGTGCGGGCGTGTGCCTCATCTCCACGGTGTTGTTCGCGCTGGTGCCGGTGCTCGAGAGCAGCAAGGTCGATCTCGCTTCGGCGCTTAAGTCCGAATCGGGAAGCGTGATTGGAGCGCGGGGAAGAGCGCGCATACGAGCCGGGCTGGTTGTCATTCAGGTGTCACTCAGCTTTGTGCTGCTGGTCGGAGCCGGTCTGGTAGTCCTAAGTCTCGAGAGGATTCGCACTGCAAGCCCGGGCTTTTCCATCGATGGCGTGTTGAATACAGCCGTCAATCTAATGGCCACCGGATACGA of the Acidobacteriota bacterium genome contains:
- a CDS encoding PadR family transcriptional regulator, with amino-acid sequence MGKPTDLVQGTLDVLILKTVALQPMHGWGIAQRIRQLSNEVLQVGQGALYPALHRLEQQGWIQAKWGESENNRRAKYYSLTRDGAKYLRQQQAQWNRLSGAIDLVLDAT
- a CDS encoding permease — translated: MRWCYKLPLRLHSLFRRQEVERELDEEIEFHLQSLIDQYLAQGIKPEAARRAALRELGHLEPVKEECREMRNVNFIENVLQDIHFGLRMLRRNPGFSALAILCLILGIGSNAAVFSWVEGILLHPYPAVAHQDRLLMLAATRRGDAGYNGLSWPDFQDLQRSCTLCDAVIAEKIVGVTLSIGDRAESGAGSVVSSNYFDALDVRPILGRSFQADEDFGRNAHPVTVISYQLWQNRFHGDPSIVGKTQVLNGLPHTIVGVAPKGFYGTFIGYSWKLWVPISMQERFEPGGYKMENRGARWIEGFVRMKPRVTAEQVQAEVSAFAERLEKNYPATNRGQGIKVLPLWKAPFNGASFMLPTLGMALGIGMLVLLIVCANVSNLLLVRFFARRHEITARLALGAGRGRVLQQLLTEGLLLSIIGAGGGVLLAYWCRNLLSVLIPPRSGPIFLPGQMDWRVLVLSAGVCLISTVLFALVPVLESSKVDLASALKSESGSVIGARGRARIRAGLVVIQVSLSFVLLVGAGLVVLSLERIRTASPGFSIDGVLNTAVNLMATGYDTQRAKNFHDAFMERVQAIPGIESAAYGRVIPLGYRDYSEAPVVIEGYQTAPNEQPTLNYNEVGPAYFTTMGIPLISGREFTRADNEASPLVAIVNEAMVAQYWHGQDPVGKRFRANGRWMEVVGVAKLSKYRSILETPKAFFYIPLRQNFAPTVGLNLRTNQPADTIARALAREMHSLDPDLAPYEVSTMRERVERSTSAQHAAVMLLSIFGSLTVLLATIGLYGVLSYAVSQSTRELGLRMALGARASDLLRIVISQGLSLTVTGVIVGATIALAGTRLLGYLLYNVSPRDPLAFGSAFAVMIIAALAACFMPAMRATRTDPVRALRQ